A window of Patagioenas fasciata isolate bPatFas1 chromosome 5, bPatFas1.hap1, whole genome shotgun sequence contains these coding sequences:
- the GPR135 gene encoding G-protein coupled receptor 135, which translates to MRLRMEPAAAVPGNLSRGGNESGGAAAGAAAGWSVAALASQALALLLIFALSALGNGAVVLVIARHRQLRTVTNAFVLSLSLSELLGALLCLPLAFLSLLSRPPGAWLFGQRLCLASAALHAGLGIAATLTMALLSFDRYCAIVRQPRHKMGRRRAAQLLAAVWLAALALAGPWYGLAGEGQREARPGAYHCVYVLPWGSSRLGPPYGAALIVLCYLLPFALMCFCHYNICRAVRLAESRVRPLTTYGHLLRAYGEMRTATTVLIMIVSIICCWGPYCILGLAAAAGHLPFSPTMDAVASGMAWANGAINPLIYAARNPNISVLLRRSREGGYRTRNNVAAYLSAPGQRPEPRSRADRVRERYVNRHSGPPGSAPSSSSPVSGGEVAMWACKNPAVLFCRDGQPDTISEATLQAKADTVDTSL; encoded by the coding sequence ATGAGGCTGCGCATGGAGCCGGCGGCGGCCGTGCCGGGGAACCTGTCCCGCGGCGGCAATGagagcggcggggcggcggcgggggccgcgGCGGGGTGGTCGGTGGCGGCGCTGGCTTCGCAGGCGCTGGCGCTGCTGCTCATCTTCGCCCTCTCGGCGCTGGGCAACGGGGCGGTGGTGCTGGTGATCGCCCGGCACCGGCAGCTCCGCACGGTCACCAACGCCTTCGTGCTGTCGCTGTCGCTGtcagagctgctgggcgccctgctctgcctgcccctggCTTTCCTCAGCCTGCTCAGCCGCCCACCTGGCGCCTGGCTCTTCGGGCAGCGGCTCTGCCTGGCCAGCGCCGCCCTGCACGCCGGGCTGGGCATCGCCGCCACGCTCACCATGGCCCTGCTCTCCTTCGACCGCTACTGCGCCATCGTCCGCCAGCCCCGACACAAGAtgggccgccgccgcgccgcccagCTCCTGGCTGCCGTCTGGCTGGCCGCTCTGGCTCTGGCCGGACCCTGGTACGGACTGGCGGGCGAGGGGCAGCGGGAAGCCCGGCCCGGGGCGTACCACTGCGTCTACGTGCTGCCCTGGGGCTCCTCGCGCCTGGGGCCGCCCTATGGCGCGGCGCTCATCGTGCTCTGCTACCTCCTGCCCTTCGCCCTCATGTGCTTCTGCCACTACAACATCTGTCGGGCGGTGCGGCTGGCCGAGAGCCGCGTGCGACCCCTCACCACCTACGGGCACCTGCTGCGGGCCTACGGGGAGATGCGCACGGCCACCACTGTCCTCATCATGATCGTCTCCATCATCTGCTGCTGGGGGCCCTACTGCATCCTGGGGCTGGCGGCTGCTGCTGGCCACCTGCCCTTCTCACCCACCATGGACGCCGTGGCCAGCGGGATGGCCTGGGCCAACGGGGCCATCAACCCCCTCATCTACGCCGCCCGCAACCCCAACATCTCCGTGCTGCTGCGGCGCAGCCGTGAGGGCGGCTACAGGACTAGGAACAACGTGGCAGCCTACCTCTCAGCCCCAGGCCAGCGGCCGGAGCCCCGGAGCCGGGCTGACCGCGTCCGGGAGCGCTATGTCAACCGGCACAGCGGCCCCCCGGGCAGTGCCCCGTCCTCCTCCAGTCCAGTGAGCGGGGGAGAGGTGGCCATGTGGGCCTGCAAGAACCCCGCTGTCCTCTTCTGTCGGGATGGACAGCCAGACACCATCTCTGAAGCCACCTTGCAGGCCAAAGCGGACACCGTCGACACCAGCCTCTGA